One genomic window of Myxocyprinus asiaticus isolate MX2 ecotype Aquarium Trade chromosome 5, UBuf_Myxa_2, whole genome shotgun sequence includes the following:
- the LOC127441162 gene encoding nodal homolog: MQHSVTRCFLLSVGAVFFSFCLGESLAQQEHEDTYRALQLEALKTSILEFLGMDTPPGPGGTPSHQDLVRMFRQYRRIKQLLRGNSSQAEVLQQPRRVSTVLFPITVCIILTVEPLNSTAELKQQWFRVAFHKNLRIKKGLTFKKARLRIQRPYVDKITCGQPWLSKDILVRMHKPPGFHTETVFHLKDLSTQDVMLDLTVVVEKWLKDISAELLIVEICLIKKHEGSVPSTPRIKLEVRHSARRVKRAQSAKEEGLEVEGHCRRKSLNVSFKEIGWSDWVIAPSSYTMHFCDGSCPHNYKPASMHTQVKSRLYLLSKGTTPRPCCVPAAYEPMVLMHYDSRGQLKLTPFNDLIVSKCHCA; the protein is encoded by the exons ATGCAGCACTCAGTAACACGGTGCTTTCTCCTTTCGGTTGGAgctgtttttttcagcttttgtctGGGAGAGTCTTTGGCTCAGCAGGAGCATGAAGACACATACAGAGCCCTGCAGCTTGAGGCTCTGAAGACAAGTATTTTGGAGTTCCTAGGGATGGATACACCACCTGGGCCTGGTGGAACGCCTTCTCACCAGGACCTGGTTAGGATGTTTCGTCAGTATAGGAGAATAAAACAACTGCTTAGAGGAAACTCTAGTCAAGCAGAGGTGCTTCAGCAACCAAGAAGAGTCTCTACAGTGCTCTTTCCCATTACAG TTTGTATTATTCTAACAGTGGAGCCTCTTAATTCTACCGCGGAATTAAAGCAACAGTGGTTCAGAGTTGCCTTCCACAAGAACTTGCGCATCAAAAAGGGACTCACCTTTAAAAAGGCAAGGCTGCGAATTCAAAGACCATACGTGGACAAAATTACATGCGGCCAGCCATGGCTCTCAAAGGACATTCTGGTTAGAATGCATAAACCCCCTGGTTTTCATACAGAGACTGTATTTCATTTGAAGGACTTGAGCACTCAAGATGTAATGTTGGATTTGACAGTCGTGGTTGAGAAGTGGCTTAAGGACATCAGTGCTGAGCTTTTAATTGTTGAAATTTGCCTCATCAAAAAACATGAAGGAAGTGTTCCCTCTACCCCTCGGATTAAATTAGAAGTTCGCCACTCGGCGAGGAGAGTCAAGAGAGCTCAGTCTGCTAAGGAGGAAGGCCTTGAAGTGGAAGGTCACTGCAGGAGGAAGTCACttaatgtttcctttaaagagattGGCTGGTCGGACTGGGTCATTGCTCCCTCAAGCTACACAATGCACTTTTGCGATGGTTCCTGTCCACATAATTATAAACCTGCCAGTATGCATACTCAAGTAAAGTCTCGTCTGTATCTCCTGTCCAAGGGAACGACACCTCGGCCTTGCTGTGTACCAGCTGCCTATGAGCCAATGGTTCTAATGCATTATGACAGTCGTGGACAGTTAAAGCTTACACCCTTCAATGATTTGATAGTTAGCAAATGCCACTGTGCATGA